The Helicobacter cetorum MIT 00-7128 region CTCTGTTGTAGGCTGTCCATCTTCTGGCACAAGTTTGATATTGATAAATGGCATAAAATCTCCTTGTATTTAAAATATTTAAACTATAGCAACTTTATTTTAACCCCCCTAAAAATCAAAAGAAAATTTCTAATAACCCAAAAAAATTTGTTACCTTTACATCATTTGAGATTTTGTAATAGAAGTTTCTAATTTTTTTGGATTTTAATATTTATCTTGTTAAAATGAGTTGTTTTACTTTTAATTAAAAAGTCATTTTCGTATAGAATGATAAAAGCAAATCCCAAACAAAAAGTAAAAAATGTATGCATTAATTTTTTATAAAATATTAATGGTTCTTTTAAAATTTATAAAAGGTCTTCAATGAGTAGTCTATCCACTCTATTAGCAGAGTTTGATAAAAAATTTTCTAACCTAACCATCATTGACAAAGAATGGTATCAAAACAATATTGGCGTTAAATCTTTCTGCAAAAAAGCAAGCAAAAAGGATAGTAAGGGTAAATTCAGCGAAGAATATGTTCGAGCAAGGTTTATATACGCACTAGTTTATAGTGGTATGTATCAAAAAGAATACATCTGCGTAGAATTTGGATTTCCAAAGGGCAATGGTGGAAAAAGTTTAAATCCTGATATTATTGTTTTTAAAAATAAAAATTGGGAAAAAGACTACGAAGATGCCAAGGCTAATAAAAATTTTTCAAAAATTCGTCAAAATGTTTTGGTTATTTTTGAGGCAAAGAAGAATGGCAAGTCGGTAGCTGATGCTATAGAGAATCAATTACGTTGCGCAATGGAACTCAATACTTCTAAGGATAGAATTTTTGGCGTTTATTTTGATGACCAACCAGACATTCTTATTTTTAAAAAAATTGGCAATTCAGAAATACGTCGTTTTAACGAAAGTAGCGAATTGCAACAAGATGGTATTTATGGTTGGAATTTAGACAAGCGTGATTTGCTTATTGATTTGCCTAGCCAAAAAGATTTTATTGAAAACAATAAGAGTATTTCTGATTTAAGCAAATTAAAACTTGATAGTTTAGATGCCATTGACGAAGTCAATTTTACAGAACTTATGAACAGACTAAAACGAGCTAATGATAGCATTCAGCCAACAAGCCCAGAGCGAGATTTGATTGTTGAATTTTTAACACTAAAAGTTTTTGATGAAAAACGCTCAAAACGAGATAATCGCTATTTAGACTTCTATATCAAAGATGATGAAAAGCGTCAAGAAGGTCTAGCAGAAAAATCATTTAGAGAGCGTATCAATAATCTTTATACTTCAGCACAAAAAGAATATCCAAAAGTTTTAGATCCACAAAAACGCATTTTTTCTTATGATAGCCAATTGCGCCCCAACAAAGGAGGCAATGATGAACGCTTTTTAATAGCTTTGGTTGAAATATTTCAAAAACGAGCTATTTTAAAAGCTAAAAACGAGAGCTTTAATCAAATTATTTTTAATAATTTTGGTAGCGAAAAACAAAAAGCTGATAAGGGACAATTTTTTACTCCAATCCCCGTAGTAAAAAATATTATTAAAATGCTAAATCCTATTAGAGGTGAAGAATTGTGCGACCCCTGTTGTGGTATTTGTGATTTTCCCGCTATGGCCTTTAGGCATTCTCACAGAAAAGAGGCAGATTTCCCACCCAATGCCTCAAATTTCTATGGTTTTGATTTAGAAAGCGGTAATCTCAAGTTGGCTGAACTTAATCTTGTGTTAAATGGTGATGGTGGGGCAATCTTAGAGCAAATGGACTCACTCGCACAAAAACTACTTATTAATGACAAAGTTATGAAAAAAGGCGATTTTACAACTAGCAACTATGACATGAAAACTTGGGAAAACTTGCATGACAAAGACAAAGATATAAAAAGGTTTAAGATAATTGCCACTAACCCACCTTTTGGAAAAGGGCGAGATTTGAAAACGGGGGCAAATGGAACATGGGATTTACCGAAAGAAACAATCAAGCTTTATGAAACATTTCATAATAAACTTGACCTTGATGCTAGTGGAAATCAATGCTATCCAAATTCTATGGATATGGGAGCTTTATTTCTTGAAAATGCGTATAAATGTTTGGAATATGGCGGAAGAATGGCAATCGTTCTATCCAATTCTATTGCAAGCATAAAAGAATGGCAGAATGTTCGCAAGTGGTTTATTGAGCGCATGAGAATTGTAGGGATTTTTGATTTGCCAAGCAATACTTTTGGTGAAACAGGCGTAGCCACTACAGTAATTATTGCCTATAAGCCTAAACTAGATGAGCAATTTTTGCTTACACAAGACTACCAAGTTTTTATCAAAGAAATAGTCAATATTGGATATGAAGTCAAAACCAAGCAGAGAGCCGTGCATTTTGAACCTCAATATATTATTGATGAAGAAACTTTTGAAAAAACAAGCATACTGCATGAGGACTTTTCTAGTTTGCAAAAAGAGTGGAAAAGCTTTTTGCAATACCAAGAAGAAGAGATTAAACAAGCATTTCATTTGGATATGATGGAGTAGTTTGTGAGAAGTTATATAAAATCCACAAAAACAATAAGAAATTTTTCCATTAAAGATTTTTGTATGCACTCTTTTTCCGCAAGAGATTATCGGATACTATCAATTAAAAATAATAATATTGTTGAGCTTGTTGACTTGTTAGAAAGAAAAGTAAAAGTTGGAAAAGAAATAGGGTCTGAGTCTTATATGAAAAAATCATTGCATAGATTTTTAAAAACAGCAAACCTATCAAATAATTTTTTGCTTGATGAAAGCTCTATTGAATTTTGCAAACCTGAAAATAAAGTTTTTCCAAAAAAAAATGAAATTCTTATTGCAAAAGATGGTGGTGGTGGTGGATTAGGCGAGGTAGCTCTATACCCTTATTGTAACAAGGATAATAGAGATAGTCTATCTGCCGGAATAATTGCTATTAAGGTTAAAACTGAAAAACATTACTATGTTCTAGGTTTTTTAAAATCTCAACATTTTAAAGATTATATTGATTTAAATACAGCTCAAGGTTCTACTATAAGACATTCAAAGTTAATTGCCTTGCAATATAAAATCCCATTTCCAACTATCAACAACAATCAAAAACCACAAGATGTTGAGACCTTGGTTTCTTTGATTGTCCAAAACATTATTGACAAAGAACAACAAATTAAAAACAAAAATACCCTTATAGATGACTTGATAGAAGAAGAATTACAAACTAATCAACAACAAAATTCTTTTTCTTATTCTTATCCTACCATTAATGAAATCAAAGAAGAAACTCGCCTTGATACAGGATTATATGAAAAAGAATTTAAAAAAATGGATTTTTTAATTAGGAATTATGAAAATGGATTTTTTAAATTATTGTCAAAATATGAAGCAAATAGAGGAAATAATTTGGCAATAAGCATAATTGGAGAGAGTATTTACTCAGAGACCCAAAAGGATAACTTCTATAGATTGTTTACTAATGTTGAATTGAGTAATGATAGAACTATCTCAAATTATCGTTGGCTAGGTAATAAAAATAAATTAAAACTTATCCCTCCTAAAACTATCTTTCTAAGTGCAGATGGAACAGTTGGAAGATGCATTTATCTCAATGATATGGGATATACAATTACAAATTATCATCCTTGGAATATCAATAGAATAAGAAAAACAGAAAGTGAATTTGAGGATGTTTTCGTTGCTATGTTTTTAGGATTCTTATATAAAAAGAATTTCTATGAAAAAATTAAAGATAAGGCAAATGGTGGAGGCATAAAATTAAACCATTTAGAAAGATATATAAAAATCCCAAACTTCCCAAAATATAAACAGCAAGAAATTGCCAAAGAATACTACAACCCTCTAGGTAAAAATAACATTCTGACCTTGCAAAATTATCTTGAAAAAGAAAAAGAGCGCAATAAAAATATAGGAATTTTCCAACTTAATATGGAAGTTTTTGAATTAAAAGAGAGGTTATCGGACTTAATCCACAAAATTATTACAGAAGAAAAAATAGAGATTGTCCTAGACTATTAGTGTAATGCTATTTTAATAGCCACGGGCAAACCCTTTCTATCTTACTTCATAAGTAAACTTTCCAAATTCTTATTATAAAGCTTTTCTCAAGCTTTATAATAGATATAATTAAGGACTAATAGGCTCTTTGATAATCTCTAAAACGCTTTGAATAATTTCAATATCTAGCTTTTTCATCTTTATTTTTTACTCGCTAGATACTCTTCATAACTCCCTTTAAAATCAATAATTTTAGCTCCCTTGCTACTTGGCACTAATTCAATAATCCTATTCGCATACGCATCAATGAGTTCTCTGTCATGGCTGACACAAATTACTGCCCCATCAAATTTAAAGAGTGCTTCACCTAAGGCAATAATAGCTTCTAAATCTAAGTGATTGGTTGGCTCATCTAAGATTAAAAAATTCCCCCCTTCTAGCATAAGCTTAGACAACACCATTCTGTGCTTTTCTCCCCCACTTAACGCATTCACGCATTTTTCTTGTTCTTCGCCATTAAAGAGCATTCTTCCTAATGCGTTTCTCACTTCGGAACTTTCAATCTTTTTGTTGAAATTAAAGAGCCATTGATACAAGGTTTCTTCTCCGCTAATTTCTTCGCTCACATTTTGTGGGAAGTAGCCTTTTTGAACGGTTGCCCCCCATTTCACTACGCCATTATCGGGCTTTAATTCTTCTACTAGAATTTTACAAAGCGTAGATTTACCCACGCCATTTGGCCCTATCAAAGCGATTTTATCCTTAGGCATGATTTTTAAACTCACTTTATCTAAAATGATTTGCCCATCATAACTTTTAGAAATGTTTTCACATTCTAAGGCCTCATTACCAATGGTGCGTTTAGGCTTAAAAATAATACTAGGGTCTCTTCTACAAGATACTGCCAAGCTTTGAATATCTAATTTATCTAATTGTTTTTGGCGGCTTGTGGCTTGCTTAGCCTTGCTCGCATTAGCACTAAAACGAGCGATAAATTTTTCTAATTCTTCTTTTTCTTTGAGTTTTTTATTGCGTTCAGCCTCTTGCTGTTTAGCAATTAGAGTAGATGCGATATACCAATCATCATAATTCCCGCTAAACTCACGCACCGTGTGGAAATCCAAGTCTAAAATATGCGTGCATACCGCATTCAAAAAATGCCTGTCATGGCTAATAACCACCATAGTGCCATCATGGCGTTTGAGATTGTCTTCTAACCAATCAATGGCGTTTAAATCTAGGTTGTTAGTAGGCTCATCTAAGAGCAAAATATCTGGTTTAGGAAAGAGCACTTGGGCTAAGAGTATCTTAAATTTATCGCTACTTGGCAAGGTTCTCATCAAATCATTGTGCTTAGAGCTAGGAATGCCTAAATCTTCTAGGATTTTTTCAATCACCACTTCGCATTCATACATAGGGTCTTCTTCTACACAAATGGTCTCTAACTCCCCTAGTCTCATATTCACTTTATCATCGCTCAAATCCCCCTCTGTATATAAGCGCTCTTTTTCTTTAATAGCCTCATACAAACGCTTATTACCAATCATTACCGCATCTTTAAGGCTTAATTCTTCAAAAGCGTATTGGTCTTGCCCTAAAACCCCCATTTTCATGCCACTTGTAATGATTACTTCCCCACTACTACTTTCAATGCTCTTGCTTAAAATTTTTAAAAAAGTGGATTTTCCTGCCCCATTAGCCCCAATAAGTCCGTAGCGTTTGTTTCTGTCTAGTTTGATATTCACATTTTCAAACAATTTTTTAGTCGCATAGCGTTGCGTTAAATTTATGGTTTGTAACATTTTGCCATTTCCTTGTCGTTTTTATTATATTTTTTACAAAAAGGTTATTGTAGCACAGCTTGTATTTTTTGATATAATCACACTAAAATTGAGTGAAGTCCTTTAGAGCTTAAAGGGCATAACAAAATGATATTTTGTTTCAAATTTAAAACAAGGGAATTATTATGTTTGGGAATAAGCAACTCCAAGTTAAAATCAACGAAAAAAATGCTGAAATTGCCAATTTAAGAAAAGAGCTCAATCTCTGCCAAAGTCTCTTAGATATGTGCTTGCATGAGGGATTTATTGGTATCAAAAACAATAAAATAGTGTTTAAAAGTGGGCATTTAGCAGACTTAAGAGATTTAGATAACCAAATTTCTCACTTCAAAGCTAATGCTGAAGATATTCAACTTGAAAATACCACCTATTCCTCAAAAAGCCAAAATATTGATGGGGTGCAGTATTTTTCTCTTGCCAAAAAGAGTGATTGCGTAGGGCAATACCACCAAAATGATTTATTTAAGACTTTTTTTGCAAGTCTTAAAGAGGGCTTGGAGGGTGCGCAATCAAGCTTACAAAATATCCACCAAGAAACTAGCGAACTTGTAAGTGCGAGTGAAACTAGCGAAAA contains the following coding sequences:
- a CDS encoding HsdM family class I SAM-dependent methyltransferase; this encodes MSSLSTLLAEFDKKFSNLTIIDKEWYQNNIGVKSFCKKASKKDSKGKFSEEYVRARFIYALVYSGMYQKEYICVEFGFPKGNGGKSLNPDIIVFKNKNWEKDYEDAKANKNFSKIRQNVLVIFEAKKNGKSVADAIENQLRCAMELNTSKDRIFGVYFDDQPDILIFKKIGNSEIRRFNESSELQQDGIYGWNLDKRDLLIDLPSQKDFIENNKSISDLSKLKLDSLDAIDEVNFTELMNRLKRANDSIQPTSPERDLIVEFLTLKVFDEKRSKRDNRYLDFYIKDDEKRQEGLAEKSFRERINNLYTSAQKEYPKVLDPQKRIFSYDSQLRPNKGGNDERFLIALVEIFQKRAILKAKNESFNQIIFNNFGSEKQKADKGQFFTPIPVVKNIIKMLNPIRGEELCDPCCGICDFPAMAFRHSHRKEADFPPNASNFYGFDLESGNLKLAELNLVLNGDGGAILEQMDSLAQKLLINDKVMKKGDFTTSNYDMKTWENLHDKDKDIKRFKIIATNPPFGKGRDLKTGANGTWDLPKETIKLYETFHNKLDLDASGNQCYPNSMDMGALFLENAYKCLEYGGRMAIVLSNSIASIKEWQNVRKWFIERMRIVGIFDLPSNTFGETGVATTVIIAYKPKLDEQFLLTQDYQVFIKEIVNIGYEVKTKQRAVHFEPQYIIDEETFEKTSILHEDFSSLQKEWKSFLQYQEEEIKQAFHLDMME
- a CDS encoding ABC-F family ATP-binding cassette domain-containing protein, translated to MLQTINLTQRYATKKLFENVNIKLDRNKRYGLIGANGAGKSTFLKILSKSIESSSGEVIITSGMKMGVLGQDQYAFEELSLKDAVMIGNKRLYEAIKEKERLYTEGDLSDDKVNMRLGELETICVEEDPMYECEVVIEKILEDLGIPSSKHNDLMRTLPSSDKFKILLAQVLFPKPDILLLDEPTNNLDLNAIDWLEDNLKRHDGTMVVISHDRHFLNAVCTHILDLDFHTVREFSGNYDDWYIASTLIAKQQEAERNKKLKEKEELEKFIARFSANASKAKQATSRQKQLDKLDIQSLAVSCRRDPSIIFKPKRTIGNEALECENISKSYDGQIILDKVSLKIMPKDKIALIGPNGVGKSTLCKILVEELKPDNGVVKWGATVQKGYFPQNVSEEISGEETLYQWLFNFNKKIESSEVRNALGRMLFNGEEQEKCVNALSGGEKHRMVLSKLMLEGGNFLILDEPTNHLDLEAIIALGEALFKFDGAVICVSHDRELIDAYANRIIELVPSSKGAKIIDFKGSYEEYLASKK